AGGGTGAGTCAGGGTTGGTCGTTTTGCACTCAGGCCCTTGCATTTGTCATTTATTAATATAGCTGCAGACTGTTTTAAAAAGCACCTGAATTAATTAAGCCCCTCCTCATGGCATTCAATCTCCTGCATGCACGTACAGCCCGACAAATACACGTGACTAGTCGCCGGGCCGGGCCGTCATGCCACCGGCGCCAGCGCTGCCCGCGCCGAGTCCGGTGGCTACCAAGACGTGGACGCTAACCGAGCTCAATCCCGGCTGctccgcgacgagatcggcggcgCGCTGTCCGACTTCCTCGGGCTGGTGCGCAGCACGGGCGCCGCCGTCCTGCTCCTCGACGAGCACGAGGCGGCGAGGCTGAACAGCGGGCGATGGGAGGCGTGGTTCGCGCGCGCGCTGCAGCACTACGCCGCGGTGGGCGCTGCCGGCCTGCCGCCGGCCAGCGCGGCCCGGGCCAAGGTGGAGGAGATGTTCGCGCGGGAGATCCGCAACGCGGTGGCGTTCGAGGGCCCCGACAGGTCCGAGCGGCACGAGAGCTTcgcggggtggcggcggcgcatgGAGGACGGCGGGTTCCGGAACGCCGGCATCGGCGACCGGGAGGCGATGCAGGGGTGGATGATCGCGAGGATGTTCGCGCCGGGCAAGTACGACGTGCACCCGCAGGGCGACGGCGAGGGGCTCACGCTCCGGTGGCTCGACATCCCGCTGTACACCGTCACGGCGTGGACGCCCGCCGGCGACGGCGCGGCGGTGTCCGCGTCACACTCTCTGCAGAGCTGAACAGGAGGAGGTTAAGTGAAGTGAAGAGGAAAGAGCTGAACTTTTTCAGAGGTTGCACTGTATACCTCGGCCTCGAGGTGGCAGTTGCGGACGACGACGGCGTCGTGGGCGGCCCGGAGCTTGGAGAACTCCTCCTCGATGAGCTTGCTCTTGTAGTGGGCGCGGCGGTTCTGGAACCACACGGCGACCTGCTTGGTGTCCAGTCCCAGCTCCGTGGCGAGCTGCACCTTGCGCGGCGTCTCCAGCTTATGCTCCTTCCTGGAGCTCATCTACAGGAACTGCGCCTGCTCGTCGCTCAGCCATTGCTTCTTGGCCTAATCGTCCCCTCCACCCTCGTCGCCTGCCACAGCCTGCCTCGCCCTCCGCCTTCTTCGCTGTCGGTCGGCCTTCTTCTGCTCTTCGCCTGCATGTGCACTTGAGAATCAGCAATAGCACATTGCGGTTCAACACTCGATCGAGCACCTACGTACATATATGGATGGTGCGCTAGCTAAATCAACGACGGCATGGATTGTTGAACTCACCGGAGACGACTGGTGCGGCGTAAGAGAAACTTGCAGTGAATGCGAAGACCGGGAGGGCTGCGGAGAGAGGATTTTCTATCATGCACGGGAGGTGCATGCATTCAGCTCATTTTTTTATTGTCGTGTGGGACCGCTGATATCTCCTACAATATTTTTTCTCTCACCTACCTAAATGCATATGCTATTTTTAAGTGATTAAGTTTCGTTTAAATAAATAGATGTATGATGTat
This genomic stretch from Hordeum vulgare subsp. vulgare chromosome 6H, MorexV3_pseudomolecules_assembly, whole genome shotgun sequence harbors:
- the LOC123405731 gene encoding uncharacterized protein LOC123405731, with the translated sequence GHRRAVAGGRPRRDGVQRDVEPPEREPLAVALRVHVVLARREHPRDHPPLHRLPVADAGVPEPAVLHAPPPPREALVPLGPVGALERHRVADLPREHLLHLGPGRAGRRQAGSAHRGVVLQRAREPRLPSPAVQPRRLVLVEEQDGGARAAHQPEEVGQRAADLVAEQPGLSSVSVHVLVATGLGAGSAGAGGMTARPGD
- the LOC123404096 gene encoding homeobox-leucine zipper protein HOX12-like, whose protein sequence is MSSRKEHKLETPRKVQLATELGLDTKQVAVWFQNRRAHYKSKLIEEEFSKLRAAHDAVVVRNCHLEAEVYSATSEKVQLFPLHFT